In a genomic window of Staphylococcus taiwanensis:
- a CDS encoding amidase domain-containing protein — protein MSKHRLMIYFLTTTLVLPTFSSSIAHADDDNAGAKSKASTSQSKDDTTSSNDNNDDVDNTNSEETSDSHSKDTDTATSEEPSKETKSNQKNVNKAKNSKLSSNTKDKASQTHQTTTHKDNTYRTPLSPIFDATQSSGLNASKFLNPNLYDNGFSLTNLIASIFHFNSDISDYEQPANTNDTSENDNTNSGDENDVSTEKHTSSTETSNNDDTNTKEANKSNETPREESNNASNQSTTSQNKDDANVSKALDAIDDLVSDKEDSSSANQSNQNDGENTTDKNDSTKEQTPSNQTDSSNNNATSGSKSEDKSFSESALDSVLDKYSEDAKQTHHNYESSKKESTSKKTTDSATNKDTTSKSVNPQLPTKAELEHKTEPAQSFEDDFKKSNTRSTSLFQTLPQLDGNDVSDGDIAVVENKDTRNFIKSIAKDAHKIGQDKDIYASVMIAQAILESSSGNSALAQSPNYNLFGIKGSYKGQSVNFNTLEANSDNSMFNINAGFRKYPSTKESLEDYATLIKNGIEGNPTIYKPTWKSEAIDYRDATQNLSRTYATDPNYATKLNSLIKHYHLTDFDKKKMPDLDHYAKSSSSGTDVAGGDFKAFEITDTSSPYPQGQCTWYVYERVQQFGKKVGSDWGDAHNWDNRAEDDGYNVSRTPKAHTAVVFEAGQAGAHDVYGHVAFVEKVNDDGSIIISESNVKGLGIVSYRTIDADTAKELHYIEPK, from the coding sequence ATGTCGAAACATAGATTAATGATTTATTTTTTAACCACAACACTGGTATTACCAACATTTTCATCAAGCATCGCGCATGCAGACGATGATAATGCAGGTGCTAAGTCCAAAGCATCCACATCACAAAGTAAAGACGACACAACATCATCGAACGACAATAATGACGATGTTGATAATACTAATTCTGAAGAAACATCTGATTCTCATAGCAAAGACACAGATACTGCAACGTCTGAAGAACCTTCTAAAGAAACGAAATCTAATCAAAAAAATGTCAATAAAGCCAAAAATTCTAAATTATCATCAAACACTAAAGACAAAGCATCACAAACTCATCAAACAACTACTCATAAAGACAATACGTATCGCACACCCTTATCACCTATCTTTGATGCGACACAATCTAGTGGTTTGAATGCATCTAAATTCTTGAATCCAAATCTATATGATAATGGCTTTAGTTTAACAAATTTAATTGCGTCCATATTCCACTTTAATAGTGACATTTCAGATTATGAACAACCTGCTAATACGAATGACACTTCTGAAAATGATAATACAAATAGTGGCGACGAAAATGATGTCTCAACTGAAAAACATACATCATCTACTGAAACATCAAACAATGATGATACCAACACTAAAGAAGCGAACAAATCTAATGAAACGCCACGAGAAGAAAGCAATAACGCAAGTAATCAGTCAACTACAAGTCAAAATAAAGACGATGCAAATGTCAGCAAAGCATTAGATGCAATTGATGACTTAGTATCTGATAAAGAAGATTCAAGTAGTGCCAATCAATCAAATCAAAACGATGGTGAGAACACTACAGACAAAAATGACTCAACTAAAGAGCAAACACCTTCTAATCAAACTGACTCATCTAATAATAATGCAACATCTGGAAGTAAATCAGAGGATAAAAGCTTTTCAGAATCTGCGTTAGATTCAGTATTGGATAAATATAGTGAAGATGCGAAACAAACACATCATAACTATGAATCTTCTAAAAAAGAAAGTACATCAAAGAAAACAACAGATTCAGCAACTAACAAAGATACTACTTCAAAATCAGTCAATCCACAGTTACCAACCAAAGCGGAACTTGAACATAAAACTGAACCTGCACAATCATTTGAAGATGACTTTAAGAAAAGTAATACGCGTTCAACTAGCCTATTCCAAACACTGCCACAACTTGATGGTAATGACGTTAGTGACGGTGATATAGCAGTCGTTGAAAATAAAGACACGCGCAACTTTATTAAATCAATCGCTAAAGATGCACATAAAATTGGTCAAGACAAAGATATATATGCCTCAGTAATGATTGCTCAAGCTATTCTAGAATCTAGTTCAGGTAATAGTGCATTAGCACAATCTCCAAATTATAATTTATTTGGTATTAAAGGTAGCTATAAAGGACAATCTGTTAACTTCAATACACTCGAGGCGAATAGTGATAATAGTATGTTTAATATCAATGCTGGTTTCCGCAAATATCCAAGCACTAAAGAATCCTTGGAAGATTACGCTACTTTAATTAAAAATGGCATTGAGGGTAATCCAACAATCTATAAACCTACTTGGAAAAGTGAAGCTATCGATTATCGTGATGCTACTCAAAATTTGAGTCGTACCTATGCTACTGACCCTAACTATGCTACTAAATTAAATAGCTTAATCAAACATTATCATTTAACTGATTTTGATAAGAAAAAAATGCCAGATTTAGATCACTATGCGAAATCATCTTCAAGCGGTACTGATGTTGCAGGTGGTGACTTTAAAGCCTTTGAAATTACAGATACTTCATCACCATATCCACAAGGCCAATGTACTTGGTATGTATATGAACGTGTCCAACAATTTGGTAAGAAAGTCGGCAGTGACTGGGGAGATGCACACAATTGGGATAATCGCGCCGAAGATGATGGCTATAATGTGAGTCGCACACCTAAAGCACATACTGCTGTAGTCTTCGAAGCAGGTCAAGCTGGCGCTCATGACGTATATGGTCATGTTGCTTTTGTTGAAAAAGTAAACGACGACGGCTCAATCATCATCTCAGAATCTAACGTTAAAGGATTAGGTATTGTGTCATATCGTACAATCGATGCAGATACAGCTAAAGAATTACATTATATTGAACCAAAATAA
- a CDS encoding YhgE/Pip domain-containing protein, with translation MKNALKLFKTDLKRVAKTPAVWIILAGLAILPSFYAWFNLWAMWDPYSHTGHIKVAVVNEDQGDKVRGKKINVGDTLENNLKKNNKFDWQFVSREKADHEIKMGKYYAGIYIPKEFSHQITGTLRKKPQKADIEYKVNQKINAVAPKMTDTGSTVIVDEANKQFNSTVTKALLQEANKVGIQLEDEVPTINKIKNAVYAAHNSLPQINKIADRIEYLNDHQDDLDRYANKFRALGNYKGDILDAQQKLNDVNAAIPSLNEKAKLILALNEYMPNIEKVLNIASNDVPAQFPKINRGVDIASDGLNLANTRLNDAQGYLTNAQQRVGDYQEAAGRAQEVNGQANNALRNQSTSGKTKFKVQQLSTDGSNDTTNDKQIVSNNDVKSMNSALAESLLALSSNADNQAKASQSDVKALKNISYGVIGSNRPSEFNDMLRNLKSRLENSSKSNQQLIDILKEVEEKENVDLSSQIKEIEKANNRINDTLRSTNQLIDALGNGSSGKAEAVNVLRTLPDLNKGLGNYRKFIKNDLNNRLLVVSNEITQQLNQGQNTLSNVQSKLNTINQVIKAGQDIVSDGQTRISNIQSELPGLEQAYINAMQTAQQYFPTVKKDVANAADFVRNDLPGIEQQLANATATVNANLPTLFNKYDNAVNLLDQNQPRAKEALANLANFSENRLPGIEKDLNKANKIFKKLDKDDAVDKVIDALKNDLKKQADVIANPIHKKQVDVFPVKDYGSGMTPFYTSLSIWVGALLLVSLLSVDNKHEELEDELTKRQIYLGKGAFFVMMGIIQTLIVTMGDIFILKAQVESPMLFILVALFGAIVFNTIVYTSVSLLGNPGKAIAIILLVLQIAGGGGTFPVVTAPKFFQTISPYLPFTYVIDSLRETVGGIVPEILITKVLILSLFGLGFFVLGILIKPVLDPIMHKISKRVDESKVTE, from the coding sequence ATGAAAAACGCACTGAAATTATTTAAGACGGACTTGAAACGTGTCGCTAAGACTCCAGCTGTTTGGATTATCTTAGCTGGTCTAGCCATACTTCCGTCATTTTATGCATGGTTCAACCTATGGGCTATGTGGGATCCGTACAGTCATACCGGACATATCAAAGTTGCGGTAGTAAATGAAGACCAAGGCGACAAAGTTCGTGGTAAGAAGATTAATGTAGGGGATACACTTGAGAATAACTTAAAGAAGAATAATAAATTCGATTGGCAATTTGTGAGTCGAGAAAAGGCAGACCATGAAATAAAAATGGGGAAATACTATGCCGGTATATACATACCTAAAGAATTCTCACACCAAATTACTGGTACATTAAGAAAGAAACCACAAAAAGCAGATATTGAATATAAAGTGAATCAGAAAATCAACGCTGTAGCACCTAAAATGACTGATACAGGGTCAACTGTTATCGTTGATGAAGCCAATAAGCAATTCAATTCAACTGTGACGAAAGCGTTACTGCAAGAAGCGAATAAAGTAGGTATTCAGCTTGAAGATGAAGTACCAACGATTAATAAAATTAAAAATGCTGTGTACGCAGCACATAATTCACTACCTCAAATTAATAAAATTGCTGATCGTATTGAATATCTCAATGATCATCAAGACGACTTAGATCGATATGCGAATAAGTTCCGAGCATTAGGCAACTATAAAGGAGATATTTTAGATGCTCAACAGAAATTAAATGACGTGAATGCAGCCATCCCTTCTCTAAATGAGAAGGCCAAACTCATCTTAGCACTTAACGAGTATATGCCAAATATTGAGAAAGTGCTTAACATCGCTTCTAATGATGTTCCAGCACAATTCCCTAAGATAAATCGTGGTGTCGATATTGCGAGCGATGGACTCAATTTAGCGAATACGCGTTTAAATGATGCACAAGGTTATCTAACAAATGCCCAACAACGTGTTGGTGATTATCAAGAAGCCGCGGGACGCGCACAAGAAGTAAATGGCCAAGCAAATAATGCGCTACGAAATCAAAGTACATCAGGCAAGACTAAATTTAAAGTACAACAATTAAGTACAGACGGTAGCAACGATACGACGAATGATAAACAAATTGTGTCTAACAACGATGTTAAGTCTATGAATAGTGCACTTGCTGAATCATTATTAGCGCTATCTAGCAACGCGGATAATCAAGCGAAGGCGTCACAATCAGATGTCAAAGCATTGAAGAACATTTCATATGGTGTCATCGGATCTAATCGACCATCTGAATTTAATGATATGTTACGTAATCTGAAATCACGTCTTGAAAATAGCTCGAAAAGTAATCAACAACTTATAGATATTCTTAAAGAAGTAGAAGAGAAAGAAAATGTGGATTTATCGTCTCAAATCAAAGAAATTGAGAAAGCGAATAATCGTATTAATGATACATTACGTTCAACAAATCAACTAATAGACGCTTTAGGTAATGGTAGTTCAGGTAAAGCAGAAGCAGTTAATGTATTACGAACTTTACCAGATTTAAATAAAGGTTTAGGAAACTACCGTAAGTTTATTAAAAATGATTTAAATAATCGTTTGTTAGTGGTGTCTAATGAAATTACGCAACAATTAAATCAAGGTCAAAATACGTTATCTAATGTGCAGTCTAAATTAAATACGATTAATCAAGTCATCAAAGCAGGTCAAGATATTGTGTCTGATGGTCAAACGCGTATTTCAAATATTCAAAGTGAGTTACCAGGACTAGAACAAGCGTATATTAATGCGATGCAAACAGCGCAACAATATTTCCCAACAGTGAAAAAAGATGTGGCAAATGCAGCTGACTTTGTACGTAATGATCTACCAGGAATAGAACAACAATTAGCAAATGCGACTGCGACGGTAAATGCGAATTTACCAACATTATTTAATAAATATGACAATGCAGTTAATCTATTAGATCAAAATCAACCACGTGCGAAAGAAGCATTGGCGAATCTGGCTAACTTCTCTGAAAATCGTTTGCCAGGTATTGAAAAAGATTTGAATAAAGCGAATAAGATTTTCAAAAAATTAGACAAAGATGATGCAGTGGATAAAGTCATCGATGCATTGAAAAATGACTTGAAAAAACAAGCAGATGTTATCGCCAATCCGATCCATAAAAAACAAGTCGATGTCTTCCCAGTTAAAGATTATGGTTCAGGCATGACGCCATTCTACACATCATTATCTATTTGGGTAGGGGCATTACTACTAGTCAGCTTATTATCAGTGGATAATAAACATGAAGAATTGGAAGATGAATTAACAAAACGTCAAATTTACCTAGGTAAAGGTGCTTTCTTTGTCATGATGGGTATCATTCAAACACTCATTGTAACTATGGGCGACATATTCATCTTGAAAGCACAAGTCGAATCGCCAATGTTATTCATCTTAGTAGCATTGTTTGGAGCAATCGTCTTTAATACGATTGTTTATACAAGCGTTTCATTACTGGGTAACCCAGGTAAAGCCATTGCGATTATATTATTAGTACTACAAATTGCAGGTGGTGGTGGTACCTTCCCAGTAGTAACAGCACCTAAGTTCTTCCAAACGATATCACCTTATTTACCATTTACGTATGTAATTGATTCATTACGTGAAACAGTAGGCGGTATTGTTCCAGAAATATTAATTACAAAAGTACTAATTTTATCATTATTTGGACTAGGCTTCTTTGTACTTGGAATCTTGATTAAACCTGTACTAGATCCAATTATGCATAAAATTTCAAAACGTGTAGATGAAAGTAAAGTAACTGAATAA